The Tardibacter chloracetimidivorans region CGCATAGCGGCGGGCACAGCGCGGTCGTCGGCCAGTTCCTGATGATCCTGATGACCCTGCTCTTCCTTGCGGTGAACGGGCATCTCGTCCTCGTCGAGCTGATCGTCAAAAGCTATGAGACCATGCCGCTCGGCGGCGGGTGGCTCACCCGCGACCATATGTGGGACATCGTGACGTTCGGCGCCTATGTGTTCGCCGGTGGCCTCGCCATCGCGCTGCCGGTGGGCTTTGCGCTCTTCGGCCTCAACCTTCTGGTGGGCGTGCTGACCCGCGCCGCGCCGCAATTGAACATCTTCGCCGTCGGCCTGCCGCTGACACTGATGACCGGCTTTGTCGTGCTTGCAATCGCCTTTCCGGCGATGAGCCAGCTCATGCAGTCGGCCGCCGCGACCGGGCTGGATCAGGCCCGATCCTTCATCGGGGGATAGCATGTCCGACAAGCCCGAAAAGGACGATCAGACAGAAGCCCCGACCGAGAAGCGCAAAAGGGAAGCGCGGGAAAAGGGCAATGTCCTTCGCTCGCGCGAGCTTGCCACGGCGCTGGTGATGATGTCGGGCGCGGTCTATCTCGCGCTCGCCGGGGCGTGGATGGCCGAAAGCCTGAAGAATGTGATGCGCGTCGGCCTGCTCGGCATCCGGCGGGGCGGCGTGGATTTCCAGCCGGGCCGCGCGGCCTGGGCGCTGGGCGAGATCGTCGCCGTGCCCCTTGGCGGGCTGTTCCTCGTCTGC contains the following coding sequences:
- the fliR gene encoding flagellar biosynthetic protein FliR; the encoded protein is MTAIPSLAIEAWLVQMIFAMARIGATLVSAPIFSALGVPLQVRVILAGAVGVLVLGLYPLEVPADPLSLQGFATIAQEALIGLSVGFILQVAFAAPLLAGEYLSNSIGLGFANMVDPHSGGHSAVVGQFLMILMTLLFLAVNGHLVLVELIVKSYETMPLGGGWLTRDHMWDIVTFGAYVFAGGLAIALPVGFALFGLNLLVGVLTRAAPQLNIFAVGLPLTLMTGFVVLAIAFPAMSQLMQSAAATGLDQARSFIGG